The Streptomyces sp. NBC_00597 DNA segment GCGGCCCATGTGCTCGACACCGCCGGCGAGGGCGACGTCGTACGCACCGAAGGCCACACCGCCCGCGACGGCGGTCACGGCGGTCAGCGCGCCGGCGCACATGCGGTCGATGGAATAGCCCGGGACGGACTGCGGGAGGCCCGCGAGGATGCCGGCGGTACGGCCCAGCGTCAGGCCCTGGTCACCGATCTGCGTGGTCGCGGCGATGGCGACCTCGTCGATCTTCTTGGGGTCCAGGTCCGGGTTGCGGCGCAGCAGCTCCCGGATCGCCTTCACGACGAGGTCGTCGGCGCGGGTCCCGTTGTAGATGCCCTTCGGGCCCGCCTTGCCGAACGGGGTGCGGACGCCGTCGACGAAGACGACGTCCCTGACGGTACGAGGCACGTTGGCTCTCCTCCAGGTGCGGGTGTGCACTGCTGCGCGGGGGCGACCCATCACTGAGCGCCCGCTCACCCGGTCATGCTACTTGCCGGTAACCGGAGTGGACACCCCCTCCCGAAGGAGCGGCGAACGTCACACCGGCACGCACGGCGTGAGCCCCCTTGCGCCCTGACGCGCGCCCGGCCGTTCGGAGCGCCCCGGGCTACCCGAACGGGTCGGGCCACCCGCCCCCCGGTCGCGTCGATGGCGCCGGACGACGCTCTTCCGGATTCTGGCCGGGCCCGGGCGCCCGCCCGGCATCCGACCGGCGAAGCGGAGCAAAGCGATGGCGGCACCTGTTCTCACGAACCACTACGTCGACCACAAATCGACCATCCCGGCGAACGCCGGCGATCTCGTCAAGCTCCACGTGCGGGAGCGCAACGGCACGCACACGGGCCAGCCGCGCAGGCCGGTCCTGATGCTGCACGGCAGGAGCGTGCCCGCCATGGCGGGCTTCGACCTGCAGTACAAGAAGTACAGCTGGGCCGAGGAACTGGCGAAGGCGGGCTTCGACGTCTTCGTGATGGAACTCCAGGGCTCCGGGCTGTCGACCCGCCCGAAGATGGACGACTGGAAGAACGTCAGCCCCACGGTCGCGCAGCGGCAGCTCCTCGTGCCCCACCCGAACGCGACCACGGACGTGACACCGCCGGTGTACGCCGCCCAGCTGAACAACTCCCAGAGCGACTGGGACGAGGTCGACAGGGTGGTCGACTTCGTCCTGCACGAGACCGGCGCCTCCAAGGTCGACCTCATCGGCTGGTCGGCGGCCTCCCAGCAGTTCGGGCCCTACGCCATCCAGCACCCCGGCAAGGTGCGCAGTCTCTTCCTCCTGGCTCCGATCTTCCCGCCGTTCGGCAGGGCGAGCGCGCCCGGGACCGCCTTCGGGGCGCCGGTGACGCTGCCCGTGTCCAAGCCGGAGGCGGCCTTCGGCTACCCGATGACCGTCGGCACGAAGGCCGGCGTCGACGCAGCGTGGCAAAAGGACCTGAAGTGTCCCGGGCAGCGTGAGTCCACCATGGTCGACGAGGTGTGGAAGGCGATCATGGACGTCGACCCGATCGGTGCGACCTGGGGGTCCGCGGTGGGTGGTCCCGGCGGGCCCGCGCAAGGGCTCAACCGCATCCGGAATTCGTACTGGTGGGGATGGAACTCCACCACCGTGCCGCTCAACGGGACGCTCGGCGGGACGGTGCCCGTGTGCATCGTGTACGGGGAGAACGACTCGATCGTGAACACTTCGCCGGACCTGGGCCTGCTGTACTTCTCGGTACCGGAGCTGTACAAGGCCATCAAGGGCCCGAACAAGCTGATGTTGCGCATCGCCTGCGCGGGGCACCAGGCGCCCTGGGAGCGCGTGGCGAACGACCTGCACACCATGTCCGAGCACTGGCTCAAGCTCGGCAAGGTCGAAGGCGCGGAGACCGGGAGCTACTACAGGGACGAGGACGGGGCCCTCACTCCCCTGGAGTGAGGGCCCCGCGCCGGATTCCGGCGGGCCGGACGGTCAGACGGTCGCGGCCAGCGCCCTCACGAGAGCCGGCGTCACCTGCTCGATCTGCCACGGGCGGGCGCCATAAGCCGCGAGCGCCTGCGCCACCGCGTCCGGTTCGAGCCGCTGCGGCGGCTCCCAGCACAGCCGGCGGACCGTGTCCGGGGTGATCAGGTTCTCCTGGGGCAGGTTCAGCTCTTCCGCGAGCGCCGAGACGGCGGTCCGCGCCGCAGCCAGCCGCGCCGCGGCCGCCGGGTCCTTGTCCGCCCAGGAACGCGGCGGCGGCGGACCGGCCGCGGTCGCACCCGGCTGCGGCAGCGCGTTCTCGGGCAGGGCCTTCGCCCGGTCCACGGCGGCCATCCACTGCTCCAGCTGGCGCCGGCCCATCCGCTGCCCGTAGCCGGGCAGCGCCTGCAGCGCGTGCACGTTCGCCGGGAGCGCGAGCGCGGCTTCGACGATCGCGGCGTCGCCGAGCACCTTGCCGGGCGACACGTCACGCCGCTGGGCGATCCGGTCCCGGGACTCCCACAGCTCCCGTACGACGGCCATCTGTCGGCGCCGGCGCACCTTGTGCATGCCGGACGTACGGCGCCACGGATCCTTGCGCGGCGGCGCGGGCGGGGCGGCGGCG contains these protein-coding regions:
- a CDS encoding alpha/beta fold hydrolase; its protein translation is MAAPVLTNHYVDHKSTIPANAGDLVKLHVRERNGTHTGQPRRPVLMLHGRSVPAMAGFDLQYKKYSWAEELAKAGFDVFVMELQGSGLSTRPKMDDWKNVSPTVAQRQLLVPHPNATTDVTPPVYAAQLNNSQSDWDEVDRVVDFVLHETGASKVDLIGWSAASQQFGPYAIQHPGKVRSLFLLAPIFPPFGRASAPGTAFGAPVTLPVSKPEAAFGYPMTVGTKAGVDAAWQKDLKCPGQRESTMVDEVWKAIMDVDPIGATWGSAVGGPGGPAQGLNRIRNSYWWGWNSTTVPLNGTLGGTVPVCIVYGENDSIVNTSPDLGLLYFSVPELYKAIKGPNKLMLRIACAGHQAPWERVANDLHTMSEHWLKLGKVEGAETGSYYRDEDGALTPLE